A genomic region of Thermus sp. LT1-2-5 contains the following coding sequences:
- the fmt gene encoding methionyl-tRNA formyltransferase, with protein sequence MRVAFFGTPEWAVPVLDALNRHHQVVLVVTQPDKPKGRGLKPAPSPVAQYALAHGLPLLKPKRLRDPEFLEAFRKAAPEVAVTAAYGKILPKEVLEVPPYGFLNLHPSLLPKYRGPAPVPWALIRGEKETGVAIMRTEEGVDTGPLYALWRTEIAPEEDAEALAKRLRDKGIELLLEVLQDLPRLTPMPQEGEPSYAPLLTKEEGRIRFEESAQAIYNRHRGVQPWPGTYFFHRGKRVKVLAMRPEPGEGESGVVQAVDREGVLVGTGEGLIRLLQVQPEGKRPMPAADWARGYGVVPGTRLG encoded by the coding sequence ATGAGGGTGGCCTTTTTCGGCACCCCCGAGTGGGCGGTGCCCGTGCTGGACGCCCTAAACCGCCACCACCAGGTGGTCTTGGTGGTGACCCAGCCGGACAAGCCCAAGGGGCGGGGCCTGAAGCCTGCCCCGAGCCCCGTGGCCCAGTACGCCTTGGCCCACGGGCTTCCCCTTTTGAAGCCAAAGCGGCTCAGGGACCCGGAGTTTCTCGAGGCCTTCCGGAAGGCGGCCCCTGAGGTGGCGGTCACCGCCGCGTACGGCAAGATCCTGCCCAAGGAGGTCCTCGAGGTGCCCCCCTACGGCTTCCTCAACCTCCACCCCTCCCTCCTTCCCAAGTACCGGGGGCCCGCCCCCGTGCCCTGGGCCCTCATCCGGGGGGAGAAGGAAACCGGGGTGGCCATCATGAGGACGGAGGAGGGGGTAGACACCGGACCCCTTTACGCCCTTTGGCGCACGGAAATCGCTCCCGAGGAGGATGCCGAGGCCCTGGCCAAGCGCCTTCGGGATAAGGGCATAGAGCTCCTCCTAGAGGTGCTCCAAGACCTTCCCCGCCTCACCCCTATGCCCCAGGAGGGAGAGCCCTCCTACGCCCCCCTCCTCACCAAGGAGGAGGGGCGGATCCGCTTTGAGGAAAGCGCCCAGGCCATCTACAACCGCCACCGGGGGGTGCAGCCCTGGCCGGGAACCTACTTCTTCCACCGGGGCAAGCGGGTCAAGGTCCTGGCCATGCGGCCCGAACCCGGGGAGGGGGAGTCCGGGGTGGTCCAGGCGGTGGACCGGGAAGGGGTCTTGGTGGGCACCGGGGAGGGGCTTATCCGCCTTCTCCAAGTCCAGCCCGAGGGCAAGCGCCCCATGCCCGCTGCCGATTGGGCCCGGGGGTACGGGGTCGTCCCCGGCACCCGGCTCGGCTAA
- the def gene encoding peptide deformylase yields the protein MIYPIRLYGDPVLRKRAQPVRDFSRVKRLAEDMLETMFDARGVGLAAPQIGLSERLFVAVEYADEPEEEERPLRDLVRRVYVVANPVLLYREGEVEGTEGCLSLPGLYSEEVPRAERIRVAYQDEEGTPRTLELEGYMARVFQHEMDHLDGVLFFERLPKPKREAFLEANRAELARMQKEARALLKELSGR from the coding sequence ATGATCTACCCTATCCGCCTCTACGGCGACCCGGTCTTGCGCAAGCGGGCCCAGCCCGTGCGGGATTTTTCCCGGGTGAAAAGGCTGGCCGAGGACATGCTGGAAACCATGTTTGACGCCAGGGGGGTGGGCCTCGCTGCCCCGCAGATAGGGCTTTCTGAGCGCCTTTTCGTGGCCGTGGAGTACGCCGACGAGCCCGAGGAGGAAGAGCGGCCGCTTCGCGACCTGGTGCGCCGGGTCTATGTGGTGGCCAACCCCGTCCTCCTCTACCGGGAGGGGGAGGTGGAGGGCACGGAAGGCTGCCTTTCCCTTCCCGGCCTGTACTCCGAGGAGGTTCCCCGGGCGGAGCGCATCCGCGTGGCCTACCAGGACGAGGAGGGCACCCCCCGCACCCTGGAGCTGGAGGGGTACATGGCCCGGGTCTTCCAACACGAGATGGATCACCTGGACGGCGTCCTCTTCTTTGAGCGCCTGCCTAAGCCTAAGCGGGAGGCCTTCTTGGAGGCGAACCGGGCGGAGCTGGCCCGCATGCAAAAGGAGGCCAGGGCGCTCCTCAAGGAGCTTTCCGGGCGATGA
- a CDS encoding DUF4127 family protein, with protein MARLAFFALLWGFALGAGVVYLPLDDRPPNWAPCGWEGVRCPPREVYRGLEGADLPLLRAWLLSTPGERLVASLDALAYGGLLQSRHLDLPPEDALARLGFLLAWRVRYGGEVFLFGVVPRWDATQRERNLKVLHALAPWAALKGLYLEAVWDDAVRGSPAPKEAQALPYPSRPGADEAGQVLLLRAVRPGLRVAVVYEGVSPERATPYEGIPLGETVAGLLRSAQAEAVPLTAAPDLVLFAYGGGEPRKVLLKLMALMARHPVALADLSRVNRGDAGLMGYLQALGLYGRLAAYAAWGTPANNLGSALAQGGLFLRDREERLRRLAEAYFAYWWGEVGRPWVRGHFPEPLGEEALGVASLWPYVAWEGYRVDLEALAFPWRRSFEAEAWLKLIPLPSSVHLVE; from the coding sequence GTGGCCAGGCTCGCCTTCTTCGCCCTTTTGTGGGGGTTCGCCCTGGGGGCGGGGGTTGTGTACCTTCCCTTGGACGACCGCCCGCCCAACTGGGCCCCTTGTGGCTGGGAGGGGGTGCGTTGCCCTCCGCGGGAGGTGTACCGGGGCCTCGAGGGGGCGGACCTTCCCCTCCTTAGGGCCTGGCTCCTTTCCACCCCGGGAGAGCGCTTGGTCGCCAGCCTGGACGCCCTAGCGTATGGTGGGCTTCTGCAAAGCCGCCACCTGGACCTTCCCCCTGAGGACGCCCTGGCCCGGCTGGGGTTCCTTTTGGCCTGGAGGGTGCGGTATGGCGGGGAGGTCTTCCTCTTCGGCGTGGTGCCCCGTTGGGACGCCACCCAGAGGGAGCGAAACCTAAAAGTCCTCCACGCCCTCGCCCCGTGGGCCGCTTTGAAGGGGCTTTACCTGGAAGCGGTGTGGGACGACGCCGTGCGGGGCTCACCCGCCCCCAAGGAGGCCCAGGCCCTGCCCTATCCCAGCCGTCCGGGGGCGGACGAGGCGGGGCAGGTCCTTCTCCTCCGGGCCGTGCGCCCGGGGCTTAGGGTGGCGGTGGTCTACGAGGGGGTTTCCCCGGAGCGGGCCACCCCCTACGAGGGCATACCCTTGGGGGAAACGGTGGCGGGGCTGTTGCGAAGCGCCCAGGCGGAGGCGGTGCCCCTTACCGCCGCCCCTGACCTCGTCCTCTTCGCCTACGGGGGTGGGGAGCCAAGGAAGGTCCTCCTAAAGCTCATGGCCCTCATGGCCCGCCACCCCGTGGCCTTGGCCGACCTCAGCCGGGTGAACCGGGGGGATGCGGGGCTCATGGGGTACCTCCAGGCCCTAGGGCTTTACGGTCGGCTTGCCGCCTACGCCGCCTGGGGCACCCCCGCCAACAACCTGGGGAGCGCCCTGGCCCAAGGGGGGCTTTTTCTAAGGGACCGGGAAGAGCGCCTTCGGCGCCTGGCTGAGGCCTACTTCGCCTACTGGTGGGGAGAGGTGGGGAGGCCTTGGGTGCGGGGCCATTTTCCCGAGCCCTTGGGGGAGGAGGCGCTGGGGGTGGCTTCCCTTTGGCCCTACGTGGCGTGGGAAGGGTACCGGGTAGACCTCGAGGCCCTCGCCTTTCCCTGGCGCCGCTCCTTTGAGGCCGAGGCTTGGTTAAAGCTTATCCCCCTGCCTTCCTCGGTTCACCTGGTAGAGTGA
- the trxB gene encoding thioredoxin-disulfide reductase, producing the protein MEFSLAGLSASGAAEERYDVVILGGGPAGLTAGIYTGRAGLKTVIVEKGLPGGQIAQTEEVENYPGFPEGISGPELASRMVQQAEKFGARIVMDEVLGIEPLEEGFLVRGFERSYPARVVIVATGANPRRLGVPGEDKFYGRGVSTCATCDGFFYRDKEVVVVGGGDAAVEEGLFLTKFARKVTLVHRRDELRANKLAQARAFQNPKMHFLFSHVVTEILGEDQVTGVRLKNLKTGEEYVYPTDGVFVFIGHEPNTGFLKGVVELRPDGYVAVRDEVYTSVPGIFAAGDVADPIYRQLTTSVGAGTRAAMTAEKYLAEHEAKAQGEAAKP; encoded by the coding sequence ATGGAGTTTTCCTTGGCAGGACTCTCAGCGAGCGGGGCGGCGGAGGAGCGCTACGACGTGGTCATCCTGGGCGGGGGGCCGGCGGGCCTCACCGCAGGTATTTATACGGGCCGGGCAGGCCTCAAGACGGTCATCGTGGAAAAAGGCCTCCCGGGGGGGCAGATTGCCCAGACGGAGGAGGTGGAAAACTACCCCGGCTTTCCCGAGGGCATCTCCGGGCCCGAGTTGGCTAGCCGCATGGTGCAACAGGCGGAGAAGTTCGGGGCCAGGATCGTCATGGACGAGGTCCTGGGGATAGAGCCCCTGGAGGAGGGCTTCTTGGTCCGGGGGTTTGAGCGGAGCTACCCCGCCCGGGTGGTCATCGTGGCCACCGGGGCCAACCCCAGGCGGCTTGGCGTTCCCGGCGAGGACAAGTTCTACGGCCGTGGGGTGTCCACCTGCGCCACCTGCGACGGCTTCTTTTACCGGGACAAGGAGGTGGTGGTGGTGGGCGGGGGGGACGCCGCCGTGGAGGAGGGGCTTTTCCTCACCAAGTTCGCTCGCAAGGTGACCCTGGTCCACCGCCGGGATGAGCTTAGGGCCAACAAGCTAGCCCAGGCCCGGGCTTTCCAGAACCCCAAGATGCACTTCCTCTTCTCCCACGTGGTCACGGAGATCCTGGGCGAGGACCAGGTGACGGGGGTGCGGCTAAAGAACCTGAAGACGGGGGAGGAATACGTCTACCCCACGGACGGGGTCTTCGTCTTCATCGGCCACGAGCCCAACACGGGCTTCCTCAAGGGGGTGGTGGAGCTCAGGCCCGATGGCTACGTGGCGGTGCGGGACGAGGTGTACACCTCGGTGCCGGGCATCTTCGCCGCCGGGGATGTGGCCGACCCCATCTACCGCCAGCTCACCACCAGCGTGGGGGCGGGCACCCGGGCGGCCATGACCGCGGAGAAGTACCTGGCGGAACACGAGGCCAAGGCCCAAGGGGAAGCCGCCAAACCCTAA
- a CDS encoding HD domain-containing phosphohydrolase: MASGTLELKRLEALVRAWRLLAPLERREEVFCQVVQAAKAQTRAVSVLLFLYRPEEDALELVAAEGLSRQRVGFRLPRGKGVSWVVLESGEPLFVPDVSQDPRVVFLTGQPQPGVYLGVPLRDPRGRVLGVLSMDTAGGVGEILPEERFWLQALAEAAGMVLGRIEALERAQEEAERNRALLELSLALESARDPLAMAQEALETLLKLTPYHGGALYLFQGGRVRPAVRAGRYPPGFPRLYVEHPIRFGEGLLGHPRLWESPIYVEDYAHFPGALRPYVEAGLRSALLVPLKPEGRRYGVLALGSFGEKVPYRSEDEAVLQVVAKRLEEALERLFHLRVLKSTREAALRALSRVLEYRDLETQGHTERVAELSFRLGQALGFSDLEGLRLGAYFHDLGKLALPDEILRKPTALSTAEWKVVKTHPEVGLEILRNLSFLPQTALNVVLYHHERWDGSGYPFGLKGEAIPLEARIFAVVDVYDALISERPYKRAWSKEEALEDLRAQAGRSLDPEVVAKFLEII; this comes from the coding sequence ATGGCTTCAGGGACGCTGGAGCTTAAGCGCCTGGAGGCCCTGGTCCGGGCGTGGCGTCTCCTTGCACCTTTGGAACGGCGGGAAGAGGTCTTTTGCCAGGTGGTGCAGGCGGCCAAAGCCCAAACCCGGGCGGTCTCGGTTCTCCTTTTTCTCTATCGTCCGGAGGAAGACGCCTTGGAGCTGGTGGCGGCGGAGGGGCTTTCCCGGCAGCGGGTGGGCTTCCGCTTGCCCCGGGGTAAAGGGGTTTCTTGGGTGGTGTTAGAAAGCGGGGAGCCCCTTTTCGTACCCGATGTTTCCCAGGATCCCCGGGTGGTCTTCCTAACGGGCCAGCCGCAGCCCGGGGTTTACCTGGGTGTTCCCCTTCGGGATCCGCGGGGAAGGGTGTTAGGCGTGCTCTCCATGGACACTGCCGGGGGCGTGGGGGAAATCCTCCCCGAGGAGCGCTTCTGGCTGCAGGCCCTGGCGGAAGCGGCGGGAATGGTCCTGGGCCGGATTGAGGCCTTGGAGCGGGCGCAGGAAGAAGCGGAGCGCAACCGGGCCCTTTTGGAGCTTTCCCTTGCTTTAGAAAGCGCCCGTGATCCCTTAGCGATGGCCCAGGAGGCCTTGGAAACCCTGCTCAAACTAACCCCCTATCATGGCGGAGCCCTTTACCTGTTCCAGGGGGGGCGGGTGCGGCCGGCGGTGAGGGCGGGCCGCTACCCCCCCGGCTTTCCCCGGCTTTACGTGGAGCACCCCATCCGCTTTGGCGAGGGGCTTTTGGGCCACCCTCGGCTTTGGGAAAGCCCCATTTACGTGGAGGACTACGCCCATTTTCCCGGGGCCCTAAGGCCCTACGTGGAAGCAGGGTTGCGTTCGGCCCTCTTGGTTCCCTTAAAACCCGAAGGGCGGCGGTACGGGGTGTTGGCCTTGGGCTCTTTTGGAGAAAAGGTGCCCTACCGCTCGGAGGACGAGGCGGTTTTGCAGGTGGTGGCCAAGCGGTTGGAGGAGGCTTTAGAGCGGCTCTTTCACCTGCGGGTTCTCAAAAGCACCCGCGAGGCGGCGCTGAGGGCCCTTTCCCGGGTATTGGAGTACCGGGACCTGGAAACCCAGGGGCACACGGAGCGGGTGGCGGAGCTCTCCTTTCGCTTGGGTCAAGCCTTGGGGTTTTCCGACCTCGAGGGCCTCCGCCTGGGGGCCTACTTCCACGACCTGGGCAAGTTGGCCTTGCCCGACGAGATCCTGCGCAAGCCCACCGCTCTTTCCACGGCAGAGTGGAAGGTGGTGAAAACCCACCCCGAGGTGGGCTTGGAGATTTTGCGGAACCTCTCCTTTTTGCCCCAGACTGCTTTGAACGTGGTTCTCTACCATCACGAGCGCTGGGATGGCTCCGGCTACCCCTTCGGCCTCAAGGGGGAGGCCATTCCCCTCGAGGCCCGCATCTTCGCCGTGGTGGATGTTTACGACGCCCTCATCTCTGAACGCCCCTACAAGCGGGCTTGGAGCAAGGAGGAGGCTTTGGAGGACCTCCGGGCCCAGGCGGGGAGGAGCCTGGACCCGGAGGTGGTGGCAAAATTTTTGGAAATTATCTAG
- the glmS gene encoding glutamine--fructose-6-phosphate transaminase (isomerizing) has product MCGIVGYVGFRNATDILLDGLKRLEYRGYDSAGVAVKTGEGFKVAKRSGKLSALEALLKEAHLEGPLGIGHTRWATHGAPTDPNAHPHTTEDGRIAVIHNGIIENYLELKGALLARGHRFASETDSEVLAHLIEEKYQGDLFQALREALKEVRGAYAVVVAHADHEEIVAARTVSPLVVGLGEGENFLASDVPALLPYTRRVIFLHDGDLVRLSREGVEITDLFGNPVAREVVEIDWTLEAAEKGGFPHYMLKEIYEQPWVLENTLGGRLREEEGDVELGLALDPKEVERVHFLACGTAAYAGWYGKYLMEILARLPSEWEVASEYRYRDPVVNGKTLAIAISQSGETIDTLEGVREAKAKGARTLGVINAKGSSITREVEEVLYIHAGPEIGVASTKAYTAMLAAMALLAVRFGRGRGTLSPEAAQALIREMRKLPRLVEEALEKRPIVAHIAEKYHQAQDFLFLGRHVQAPTAYEGALKLKEISYIHAEAYPAGEMKHGPIALIDEHLPVVVLATQGPLYEKTLSNIQEVRARGGKIIAVATEGDEGIRKLAQDVIYVPETHPLLAPIVSVVPLQLLAYEVAVLLGRDVDQPRNLAKSVTVE; this is encoded by the coding sequence ATGTGCGGCATTGTCGGCTACGTGGGTTTTAGAAACGCCACGGACATCCTGCTGGACGGCTTGAAGCGCCTGGAGTACCGGGGGTACGACTCCGCTGGGGTGGCGGTGAAGACGGGAGAGGGGTTCAAGGTGGCCAAGCGCTCGGGGAAGCTTTCCGCCCTGGAGGCCCTCCTGAAGGAGGCCCACCTGGAAGGCCCCTTGGGCATCGGCCACACCCGCTGGGCCACCCACGGGGCCCCCACCGACCCCAACGCCCATCCCCACACCACGGAGGACGGCAGGATCGCCGTGATCCATAACGGCATCATCGAGAACTACCTGGAGCTCAAGGGGGCCCTCCTTGCCCGAGGGCACCGCTTTGCCTCAGAGACGGATAGTGAGGTCCTGGCCCACCTCATCGAGGAGAAGTACCAAGGCGACCTCTTCCAGGCCCTGCGGGAGGCCCTAAAGGAGGTGCGGGGGGCCTACGCCGTGGTGGTGGCCCACGCGGACCACGAGGAGATCGTGGCCGCCCGCACGGTGAGCCCCCTGGTGGTGGGCCTGGGGGAAGGGGAGAACTTCCTGGCCTCGGACGTCCCCGCCCTCCTCCCCTACACGCGCCGGGTGATCTTCCTCCACGACGGCGACCTGGTGCGCCTAAGCCGGGAAGGCGTGGAAATTACGGACCTCTTTGGCAACCCCGTGGCGCGGGAGGTGGTGGAGATCGACTGGACCCTCGAGGCGGCGGAGAAGGGCGGCTTTCCCCACTACATGCTCAAGGAGATCTACGAGCAGCCCTGGGTCCTGGAGAACACCCTGGGGGGGCGCCTAAGGGAAGAGGAAGGGGATGTGGAGCTCGGCCTCGCCCTGGACCCCAAGGAGGTGGAAAGGGTCCACTTCCTCGCCTGCGGCACCGCGGCCTACGCCGGCTGGTACGGCAAGTACCTCATGGAGATCCTGGCTCGCCTTCCCTCCGAATGGGAGGTGGCCAGCGAGTACCGCTATCGCGACCCCGTGGTGAACGGGAAAACCCTGGCCATCGCCATCAGCCAGTCTGGGGAAACCATCGACACCCTCGAGGGCGTCCGCGAGGCCAAGGCCAAGGGGGCCCGCACCCTGGGGGTCATCAACGCCAAGGGTTCCAGCATCACCCGGGAGGTGGAGGAGGTGCTTTACATCCACGCCGGGCCCGAGATCGGCGTGGCCTCCACCAAGGCCTACACCGCCATGCTGGCGGCCATGGCCCTGTTGGCGGTGCGCTTTGGCCGGGGGCGGGGCACCCTCTCCCCGGAAGCGGCCCAGGCCCTCATCCGGGAGATGCGCAAGCTTCCCCGCCTGGTGGAGGAGGCCCTGGAAAAGCGGCCCATCGTGGCCCACATCGCCGAGAAGTACCACCAGGCCCAGGACTTCCTCTTCCTGGGCCGCCACGTGCAAGCCCCCACCGCCTACGAGGGGGCCTTGAAGCTCAAGGAAATCAGCTACATCCACGCCGAGGCCTACCCCGCTGGGGAGATGAAGCACGGCCCCATTGCCCTCATCGACGAGCACCTCCCCGTGGTGGTCCTGGCCACCCAAGGGCCCCTTTACGAGAAGACCCTCTCCAATATCCAAGAGGTGCGGGCCCGGGGGGGCAAGATCATCGCCGTGGCCACGGAGGGGGACGAGGGGATCCGGAAGCTCGCCCAAGATGTGATCTACGTGCCCGAGACCCACCCCCTCCTGGCCCCCATCGTGAGCGTGGTGCCCTTGCAGCTCCTTGCCTACGAGGTGGCGGTGCTCCTGGGCCGGGACGTGGACCAGCCCAGGAACCTGGCCAAGAGCGTGACCGTGGAGTAG